The Candidatus Margulisiibacteriota bacterium genomic interval AAGGAACTTTCCCAACTCCAGTGCCTCGACCATCCTGTCAAATATGCCTCTCTGGTCTGCCTTTTTCAGCAGCTCTTTGACACTGCCTGAGAATTGTTTTGGTATGAAGTCTATGGTCTGGGGCTTGTATGACACTTTTATCTTTCCGTCGCGCATCTTTTCAAAGAACGCCTGCGCTTCTGTGCCTTTGAAGAAAGTGACGAGCTCAGCATAGTCTGCCTCCCCTGACAACCTGCCGAGGTTTGGCTTGAGCACTCCGGCTATTATCTTTATTGCAGTGGATTTGCCGATGCCGTTGACTCCCAAAACTCCCACCACTTTGCCGAACAGCGGTGTCGGCAGGGAGTATAGCGCGAACCCGTTCTCCCCATAGCGGTGTATAGGATCCTGTGTCAGCTCTTCTGGCAGGTTGATTATGTCAATTGCGTTGAATGGGCACCTGTTAGGGCATATTCCGCAGCCTATGCACAACTCTTCGTCTATTGTCGCTTTCTTGTCCAGGACAGACTCCTTTATGCATGCTTCCCCTTTTCGGTTGATCGGGCATACCTTGGCGCAAAGATACCCGCCGCAGCCCATAGGGTTGCATTCCTGCTTCTTGACGATTGCTATGCGTGTCATGGTTGCTGAGGATAAGACATTAAT includes:
- a CDS encoding 4Fe-4S binding protein, producing the protein MTRIAIVKKQECNPMGCGGYLCAKVCPINRKGEACIKESVLDKKATIDEELCIGCGICPNRCPFNAIDIINLPEELTQDPIHRYGENGFALYSLPTPLFGKVVGVLGVNGIGKSTAIKIIAGVLKPNLGRLSGEADYAELVTFFKGTEAQAFFEKMRDGKIKVSYKPQTIDFIPKQFSGSVKELLKKADQRGIFDRMVEALELGKFL